TATTGCGGCTAATCATCACCAATTACCCGGCTAACAATAAATCCGCTACCGTCTCATTCCCCGGTATATCAACCGCCACCGCCACAATCCTTTCCGCTTCCGCCAAATTTGCAATTTTGTAATACCAATCAATACCATTCCTGCCTAAAACCGCGTTCCCTTTTTCCAGGATCACACCAGCCGAATCCAACACCCGTACTTCCACCTCAGCCACCCTGAATTTATTTTTCGCCGTTACAACAACGGTAGCTTCTTCCAGTTTAATATGCTGAATTTCCGGAGAATGATAAGCATCCTGCAAGGCCATATTAAATGCATTCTGCCCAGGGCCTGCCTTGGACTGATAATAGGCCTTTAATTCGGGGTCTTTGATGAGTTGCCTGGCTTTAGCAGCCGCCAATTGCATCATTTTCCTTTGTGCAAGCTGTTTTTTAGTCGGCTTTTTGGTCGATTTGCGGCGTTTTTTTGCCACAATCACCTGGTTATTCCGCCTGTAAATTGTGATTTCATCGCCAAGCTAACCGTTGACGTAGTTAAATAGCAGACTGTCTCTAAGAAGAGCCATAGGTTAGTTTTTTTGGGGTACAATATTAAGGTAGTTAGAATGTTGGATATTCAGTGCGTCTTTTAGTAGATATGAGTATTAACACGCCACTTTTTATTCACGATAAGTACACTTGTATATCGAATGGATATACAAGTGTACTTATCGTATACTTATGGTGAACTTATAATGTAATAAATGAACAAAAGCTTCACTGAGGACAACTAAGGTGAATGCTATAAAGCCGGCAAGGATCTTGTGCTTAAAAGATAAAACCTACCTTCTTTTTACCTTATCTAAGGGTGTCTTATAATTTACATTATGTTAAATATAATTCAGCAACATGAAATATTGGGTTACCAAAACATATAAACGCGAACCCTCCTTCTCCTTACCTTCTTTGAAACTATACCCGCGGAAAGATGCATAGCAACTATCATCTAGTGGCGGATATGACTCGCATTAATGAGTTTACTGTGAAAAAAACGAGCTAGTAAGCTGGTTATTAGATATTTATATTATTTGAGATTCCCCCTAAAAGACTGTGATAAAGTTTACAGTGGTGATTTTTTCACATTTCATCTAAAGAACCTGAATGTTTTAATACGTATTTTTGGTTTACGGTGAAAAAATCACTAAAATTGTAGTAAGTAAACCCATAATAATGCTAATTAGATTTTCGGTAGAGAATTTTTCGTCATTCAGTGAAAGACAAACGCTTTCTCTAATACCAGGAAGAACCACGCTCAAATCAGAACATAAAACGGAAGCAGTCAATGGGATATCCACCCTGAAAACTGCTGTGATATATGGTGCGAACGCCTCGGGCAAATCGAACCTAACCAAGGCTATTTCATTTGGTATGAGACTGGTGCTTAAAGGAACTAAGGTTGGCGCGCCAATTGACTTCCAGCACTTTCGGCTTGACGAAGCCTTTTGCAAGGCAGACTCACGAATGGAATTTGAAATACAGCATAAAGGGAAGAACTATGCCTACGGCTTTGTTTTCAACCGAAAAATGATTGTTGAAGAGTGGCTCTATGAAGTCAAAAAGAACAGCGAAATCAAGTTGTTTGAACGCGACAATCGCAAGAAGCAGGCATTTAACCTGGATTACTTTCTGAAGCTGAATAGAAAAGACGAAGACAAGCAGTTTCTCTCCTTCATCGCTAAAGGCACACCAGATAACCAGCTGTTTTTAACTGAGATCAGGGAACGGAAGACCAAAGGCAATGTGTCTAATATTGAAGACCTGACCAACGTGATTGACTGGTTTTTCAATAGCCTTAAAGTTATTTCGCCCGAAGGTAAATACAAACAGGGTTTGAAGTTTGAGATTGACAGAAAGCAGGACGTGATGAAAATTTTTCAGGAATTCCTGGATTACTTTGATACCGGCATTGACAGCATCTCACTGGAAACCATTGACCGCAGCAAAATAGAAATACCCGAACCTATTTTAGAATCTATAGAAAATGATCTTTTCAATGAAGATTCAGAGTCTGAAGTCGGTATGATTTCCGATTATAGAAATACCTATGTGGTAAAAATGGAAGATGGAGATGTGATGTACCAGAAGTTTATGACCAAACACAAGATAAAGGGCAGCAGTAAGTTCGAGCTTTTTGATATGCGAGATGAGTCTGACGGCACCAACCGCATCATTGACCTTATCCCTTTGTTGATGGACTTAATGAAAGGCGGGAATGTCTTTGTGGTAGATGAAATGGAAAGAAGCCTGCACCCTAACATCATTTATGACCTGATAGATTTTTTCACTTCCAAAGCAACTAACGTCAACAGTCAGTTGATCGTAGCGAGTCATGAATCGACATTGCTTACTCAAAAGCTGCTGCGAAAAGATGAGATATGGTTTGTAAGTAAAGATGAAAGTGGCGCCAGCAAATTGCATTCTTTGGAGGAATATGATGTACGCTTTGACAAGGAAATCAGGAAAGACTACCTGTTGGGCCGCTACCGGGGTGTACCCCGTTTCGGAAACAGAAATAACATTACAGTTATTCCTAATCAGAAAACGAATGACCATTAATTTATGCCAAGAGAAAGAACAGATTTCATCCGGGAAAGTGGCTCCAAAGACAAAGAAAAGATCATCGTATTGGCGTACGAGGGTGCGGATACCGAACGGCTTTACTTTGAAGCCGTAAAGAACTGTCACCGCTTTAACAAAGATCTGATAGAGCTTCATGCACTCAAAAGACCACCTGGCGACCATGCGAGTTCTCCCAGGCATGTCTTTAGTAAGTTGAAGCGCGAAGCGAAAGATGAGTACAATTTTGGCCCCAAAGATGAACTGTGGATGGTCATTGATACAGACCGGTGGCGCAATATACCCGAGATTGTGGCAGAATGCCAGACGCAGAAAAACATGTTTGCAGCTGTGAGCAATCCTTGTTTTGAGCTATGGTTACTGTTACATAGACAAGACATATCCGGCTTTGATGCCGCTCAGACCGATGCGATTTTGAAGAATCGCAAAAACGGAGGACGGAGAACCCACGTCGAGCGCCTGCTGATGGCCGCTTTAGGCGGATCTTATAACAAAAGTAATATCCGTGCGGATGATTTCATCCCCGGATTGGACCAGGCAATAATACAAGCAAAGGACCGTGATGCAGCCGGAGAAGACTACCCCACCGTTGTAGGCAGCCATGTCTACAAAATTGTCGAAAAAATCATACTTCCTGGAATAGCGGCAGCTTTTATGATCGAAGCGGAAGAACCGTAGGAAGAAGCTGGTAAAGCCGACATTTAGGTGCAAAGTTTTTGTGCCAATAAAAATTAAGTTCGAAACTTGTTCCTGGCAGCACTCACCTACTATACCTCACCTTCTCCGGCTTCGTCGCCCTTATAAACTCCACCATCTCACTAAAGCACTCATTATGCGAGAACAAGCCCAAAGCCGGCCCGTACTCCGTCTGCCTTTTCACCTGCACACACTTCTCAAACGCTGACGCCTCCCTCGCACTAAACTCCACGACATCCCCTTTTATATAAATCCTCATCACATACACCATACCTTCCCTATTCTTCTCCTCCGTCGTTATAAAATGAAACTCCCTGTTCATTTTATCCGGCGTATACCCGTATTCCAATAACTGCTGACATAAATAAGTAAACAATGAGTCACCCTGCGAAGAATAAGCCACCAGTATTTTATTGGCTCCTTTAAATGGTGCGTCTTCTAATTGTTGTCCAAACGTGATGCTACAGCATAAGCATAACAATGGTAATAGTGCATACTTCAATGGTAATAACAGGTACTTCATCTAATTGGGTTTGTATTTTCTAATGTACGGGTTTGTACTTTCTAACCTGAACGGTTCCCCCAATTTAACATTTTTTAAACTTTTCTTCAAAGGTTACCTTTCGCATTTCGTCGTATAAAAAGAAAACACACTCAAAGAAATCACACGCTAAAAAATTAAACTAACTTTTATGCGCCCTTATTGTTACCTGGTGGTTCCCGCCATGACATTCTATGCCTGCTCCGCAGGAAATTCCAGCTATGAAGCTACACTAGATTCTACTACTGTTGCATCTGAATCCAACTCGTATACCAAAGCTGTAGAAACCGCAGCCCAGGCTGGTGAGGAGGTTCCGGCCCTCAACTCACCTGCACGTAAACATGTCAGGACTGCTGATGTGAATGTGCGTGTAGCCAATGTGTTTAGTGCCGCTACCACACTCGAACATGTGACCAAAGGGATGGACGGATATGTCGTGGAAAGTACACTTTCCAATGAATTGGGCGCTGCTCAGGACATTCCCTACAAAGGTGATTCTATGAAGCATGTACAGCTCTATACGGCCATTGCAAACCTTACGCTGAAAGTGCCTGCTGCACAGCTGGATTCACTCGTAAGCACGCTCAATAATGTCGCTGTTTTTGTAAGCACGCGCACCCTGAAAGATGATGATAAGACACTGGAATACCTGAAAAATTTCATGAAGAATGAAGAACCCCTGACACCAGTGGCCGTGACGAAAAAGTCTGATCCGCTGCAAACGGCAACTTACCAGGATGAGAAGAAAGATGAAAAAGTTGAACGGAAGATTGCCAACTTCGCGATTCTTGATGATGCGAATTATGCGACTTTGAAAGTGCAGTTATCTCAGTCAGAACAGGCAGATGTACAAATTGTGGTGAATCCTGAAAGCGTGACCCGTGCAAGGTTTGGAACAGAGCTGCTGACTGCTTTGAGTACAGGTACAACAGCTCTGCGGAATGTCGTTTTGTTCTTTTTACAGCTTTGGCCTTTTGTGCTGTTGGCAATTGCTGGTGTAATTGGATATAGGAAATTAGCGTCAAAAAAAGTGGTGGTGGCTCCTTCTAAAACAGAAAATTGATAAGTTGGTGCGTTGAAAATTAACAAGCGGGTTGCATATAAAAAGATCTGCGAACGCTTTAAATTTAACAAGCAAATGCTTCAAAATTAACAAGCGGGTTGCATCAAAAAAAATCATGCGAACGCTTTAATTTTAACAAGCATAAGCTTCAAAATTAATAAGCGAACCGCATTAAAAAACCCATGCGAACGCTTTAATTTTAACAAGCAAAAAACAAACTAAACCAACGCATCAAACAACACCTCCGCCGGATGCAAAGCCGTCTTCCCGGTGCCATCCAATATCTGATGACGACAACTGGTACCAGGTGCAGCTATTATCACATCCTCCTTTTGACTCCTTACAGCAGGAAACAACACCAATTCCCCTATCTTCATCGACGTTTCGTAATGATCTTTATCAAAGCCAAATGATCCCGCCATTCCACAGCAACCGGAATTAATCACCGTTGCCTCATAATGCGCCGGCCATGACAGCACCTTTTTGATATAATTGACCGAAGACAATGCCTTCTGATGGCAATGCCCATGGATCATAATCTTACGCTCATCCGTCCTGAATGATTCCTTCCGGATACGGCCTTCATCCATTTCTGCTGATAAGAACTCTTCAAACAACCTGACCTTCGATGCCAATTCTTTCGCTCTCTCTTTCAGCTCCCCTGAAAGCAGATCGATATACTCATCCCTGAATGTAAGTATGGCAGAAGGTTCCAGCCCAATCAAGTTGTAAGGCTGATCAATGAGGAATGATAATAGCTGCACATTTTTTGCCGCGATACTTTTTGCTCTCTTCACCAATCCCTTCGACAAATGTGTACGACCACTTTCTATATGATCCGGGATGATCACCTCGTAATCCAGGGCTGTCAACAGTTCTATGCAACGCTGGCCAATATGCACGTCGTTGTAATTCGTGAACTCATCACAGAAGAGATATACCTTATGTGCAAACGAACGACCTGCCTGTTGCTTCTTAAACTGCCTATACCACGCACGCAATGTTTGCGACTGTAAAGCCGGCACATGTCGTTCCTGCGCCATATTCATCATACCTTTCAGTATGCCTGATGTAAATTTATTCTTAAACGCAAAATTGTATACGCCAGGGGCTACCGATGCCATTTTACTCAGGAAGGGGAACTCCCCTATCATCCGCGCTTTCAGCGGCGTACCATTGGTATCGTAATACTGCTGCAGGTATTCTGCCTTCAGTTTGGACACATCCACACTTGACGGGCACTCCGCTTTACAACCTTTACAGCTGAGACAAAGATCCATTGCATGACCGATCTCTTCATGATTAAAGGCCTGCGCTGTATTATCCTGCGCCAGGAACTGACGCAATACATTTGCCCTGGCACGGGTAGTGTCTTTTTCGAAACGGGTCGCCATGTAACTCGGACACATGGTGCCGCCCGCGAAATGTGTCTTGCGGCAGTCACCAGAACCGGAGCATTTCTCTGCCAGTGACAAGATGCCGTTGTTACCAGAGAAATCGAAATAGGTTTTCACCTTGCCACCCACAGCAGGTTGTTTAAAACGGAAAAACTCGTCCATCGGTGGCGGATCAATGATCTTGCCTGGGTTGAAGAGGTATTCAGGATCGTATAATTGCTTCACCTGTTTACAGCAATCGTAACATTTATCACCCATCATGAAGCGGATGAATTCACCACGCAAACGGCCATCACCATGCTCGCCACTCAGTGAGCCCTTGTACTTTTTGACAATGGCGGCTGTTTTTTCCAGGACCGCACGGAACTGCTTTCTGCCTTCTTCAATTTTCAGGTTGATGATGGGTTCCACATGCAATTCACCGGCACCGGCATGTGCATAGTAGGATGCTTTCAGTCCCATTGATGTCAGCATTTCCTGTAGGTCGTTGATGTATTCAGGCAGGTTCTCCGGCGCCACTGCACAGTCTTCGATGAGGTTCACCGGTTGTGCATCGCCTTTGATATTGCGAAGTAAACCCAGACCTGATTTACGCAGGTTCCAGGCTTTGTTAATATCATTGCCACGCAGCAATGGATAAGCATAGCCTAAGTTTTTCGCTTTTATTTCGCTGATGAAGGCGCTGGTTTGTGCCTGCAGTTCTTCTTCGGAATGACACATGAATTCTACCATGAGAATCGCCCCCGGCTCTCCTTCCATGAAGAAGCGGTTTTGCTGGTGCTCAGGATGGCCCTTGGTGAAATTCATGATCACATCATCTACCAGTTCTGAGGCAGTTACCGGATGTTTGACCGCGATAAGGTTTACCTGCAATGACTCTTTTACTGATGTACAATGCACGGCCACCAGGCCATTCACTTTAGGCGGCGCATCCAGGAGTTTGAGTTTGGCTTCGGTAATGAATGCCAGGGTACCTTCTGAACCTGCGATGAGGTGAGAAAGGTTGAAAGGCGCATCGCCACCATAAGGCGTGGTATCCAGGAGGGCATCCAGGGCATAGCCGCTGTTCCTCCTTTTTACCGTGCGGGCAGGATATCCCTCCCGGATGGCCTGCTGATTTTCTTTATTGGAAAGCAGGGCGTGCAGGGTTCTGTAAATGCTGCCTTCGAGGTTATTGAGCACCATCTTTTGCTGCAGGCCCTTTTCGTCGAGTTCTTCAAATGTGGTGGTTTCACCATTGCCCAGTACAACTTCTACCGAAAGCAGGTTGTCGCGGGTAGCACCCCAGACCATGCTGTGGAGACCACAGGAATTGTTCCCGATCATGCCACCGATCATGGCACGGTTGGAAGTAGACGTTTCAGGACCGAAAAATAGCCCATAAGGAGCCAGTAATTCGTTTAAAACGTCTCTTTCGAGTCCAGGTTCCACCCGCACCCATTTTTCCTCTTTATTGACCTCTAAAAGGCGGTTCATGTAGCGGCTGATGTCTACGATCAGACCCTGGCCTACTACCTGGCCAGCCAGGGAGGTGCCGGCGGTACGGGGAATGAGGGGAACCTTGTGCGTTTTGCTGAATCTGATTAAGGCGGCAATGTCGGCTTTGTTCTTTGGCAGGGCTACACCCAGGGGGTATTCCTGGTACACGGAGGCATCTGTTGAGTATGCCATGAGGATGGTGCGGTCCAGGGAGTCTTCTGAGAAGTAGAGATCGCCTGCCAGTTGTGGTTTGAGTTCCTTGAAAGCCTGCTTGAGTTGTTCCTTGATCATGACGCAAATTTACGGCTTACAATTTAGAACATTCAGGCAGAAAAGTGCAGGATTATTTGTTAAACCAGCATAAAACGGCAAAAAAATAGCTTCCCCTTCTGGCGAAGGTAGAAGCTGTTTTTTGGGTGCATATACAGGAAAAATTGGTCAGCTGCTTTGTTTAAGCAGCCCTGCCCAGCGCAATATTTCGCTGGGCTAAGGGGGTAAACCAGGTCAGCTGCCGATTTGAAGGACCTGGCCTTACATGCAGGTAAAACTGATCAGCTACAGTGTTTAAGCACCTTTGCCCAGTGCAATATTTCGCTTGCTATGGGTATAAACCAATTCAGCTGCCTATTTATATCACCATTTTATATTCTTACTAATATACGCGATCAGCTGATTCGCCATCGCCTCCTGCTCCTTTGCATTCGGATGCCCCGGCGTATCCTTATACGGGAAGAAACAAGTCCTGATCTTTGCATCATGCAATCCCGCCACTGCTTCCTTGATATATCCCGGCCATGCAGACCCTTTGCGCGTTGCATCCATATTTCCCAGCGCACAAATAATCTCTGCCTTCGGATGCTTTGCCCTGATCTTCTTCACCAGTTCACTGTAAGCCGCGACAATCGCTTTTGCATCCGGCGCCTTTTCTCCAAACTTCGCCTTGAACTGCTCATGCTCCGGTCTCATTACCAGCCAACTATCATTCTGAAACAAATTGATCACCACCAGGTCAGGCGTATATGTGCTGAAATCCCATTTGCTTGCCGCATCCGTTGCATCCACCCGGTCGTACATCTCAGGCATGATGAGGGGGAACCAACTTATCAGGACTCCTATACCACTCTTTGCCACCAGGTGATACTCCGCATTAAAATGCCGGGCTGTGAGCGATGCATAACTGATATAGGAATTCTCATAAGGAGCGCTGCCCCTATCCTTCCCGCTGCTATCTTCTACCGCATAGCCACAGGTAATGGAATTACCA
This window of the Chitinophaga sancti genome carries:
- a CDS encoding AAA family ATPase, with the protein product MLIRFSVENFSSFSERQTLSLIPGRTTLKSEHKTEAVNGISTLKTAVIYGANASGKSNLTKAISFGMRLVLKGTKVGAPIDFQHFRLDEAFCKADSRMEFEIQHKGKNYAYGFVFNRKMIVEEWLYEVKKNSEIKLFERDNRKKQAFNLDYFLKLNRKDEDKQFLSFIAKGTPDNQLFLTEIRERKTKGNVSNIEDLTNVIDWFFNSLKVISPEGKYKQGLKFEIDRKQDVMKIFQEFLDYFDTGIDSISLETIDRSKIEIPEPILESIENDLFNEDSESEVGMISDYRNTYVVKMEDGDVMYQKFMTKHKIKGSSKFELFDMRDESDGTNRIIDLIPLLMDLMKGGNVFVVDEMERSLHPNIIYDLIDFFTSKATNVNSQLIVASHESTLLTQKLLRKDEIWFVSKDESGASKLHSLEEYDVRFDKEIRKDYLLGRYRGVPRFGNRNNITVIPNQKTNDH
- a CDS encoding RloB family protein; translation: MPRERTDFIRESGSKDKEKIIVLAYEGADTERLYFEAVKNCHRFNKDLIELHALKRPPGDHASSPRHVFSKLKREAKDEYNFGPKDELWMVIDTDRWRNIPEIVAECQTQKNMFAAVSNPCFELWLLLHRQDISGFDAAQTDAILKNRKNGGRRTHVERLLMAALGGSYNKSNIRADDFIPGLDQAIIQAKDRDAAGEDYPTVVGSHVYKIVEKIILPGIAAAFMIEAEEP
- a CDS encoding DUF4349 domain-containing protein; translated protein: MRPYCYLVVPAMTFYACSAGNSSYEATLDSTTVASESNSYTKAVETAAQAGEEVPALNSPARKHVRTADVNVRVANVFSAATTLEHVTKGMDGYVVESTLSNELGAAQDIPYKGDSMKHVQLYTAIANLTLKVPAAQLDSLVSTLNNVAVFVSTRTLKDDDKTLEYLKNFMKNEEPLTPVAVTKKSDPLQTATYQDEKKDEKVERKIANFAILDDANYATLKVQLSQSEQADVQIVVNPESVTRARFGTELLTALSTGTTALRNVVLFFLQLWPFVLLAIAGVIGYRKLASKKVVVAPSKTEN
- a CDS encoding FAD-binding and (Fe-S)-binding domain-containing protein; translation: MIKEQLKQAFKELKPQLAGDLYFSEDSLDRTILMAYSTDASVYQEYPLGVALPKNKADIAALIRFSKTHKVPLIPRTAGTSLAGQVVGQGLIVDISRYMNRLLEVNKEEKWVRVEPGLERDVLNELLAPYGLFFGPETSTSNRAMIGGMIGNNSCGLHSMVWGATRDNLLSVEVVLGNGETTTFEELDEKGLQQKMVLNNLEGSIYRTLHALLSNKENQQAIREGYPARTVKRRNSGYALDALLDTTPYGGDAPFNLSHLIAGSEGTLAFITEAKLKLLDAPPKVNGLVAVHCTSVKESLQVNLIAVKHPVTASELVDDVIMNFTKGHPEHQQNRFFMEGEPGAILMVEFMCHSEEELQAQTSAFISEIKAKNLGYAYPLLRGNDINKAWNLRKSGLGLLRNIKGDAQPVNLIEDCAVAPENLPEYINDLQEMLTSMGLKASYYAHAGAGELHVEPIINLKIEEGRKQFRAVLEKTAAIVKKYKGSLSGEHGDGRLRGEFIRFMMGDKCYDCCKQVKQLYDPEYLFNPGKIIDPPPMDEFFRFKQPAVGGKVKTYFDFSGNNGILSLAEKCSGSGDCRKTHFAGGTMCPSYMATRFEKDTTRARANVLRQFLAQDNTAQAFNHEEIGHAMDLCLSCKGCKAECPSSVDVSKLKAEYLQQYYDTNGTPLKARMIGEFPFLSKMASVAPGVYNFAFKNKFTSGILKGMMNMAQERHVPALQSQTLRAWYRQFKKQQAGRSFAHKVYLFCDEFTNYNDVHIGQRCIELLTALDYEVIIPDHIESGRTHLSKGLVKRAKSIAAKNVQLLSFLIDQPYNLIGLEPSAILTFRDEYIDLLSGELKERAKELASKVRLFEEFLSAEMDEGRIRKESFRTDERKIMIHGHCHQKALSSVNYIKKVLSWPAHYEATVINSGCCGMAGSFGFDKDHYETSMKIGELVLFPAVRSQKEDVIIAAPGTSCRHQILDGTGKTALHPAEVLFDALV
- a CDS encoding SGNH/GDSL hydrolase family protein, translated to MKKRLCLLLTCVIMIHLHTQAQNLIIKSNDPHIHYMGRVVQTDNSAQLSWSATTVSINFKGTGVKVKLKDERGENFYNVVIDGKVISKIQPDSTVHTYTLVSGLKNGHHKLELFKRTEWAMGKTWLYNFEVDGSLLPAPVTKKRKIEFYGNSITCGYAVEDSSGKDRGSAPYENSYISYASLTARHFNAEYHLVAKSGIGVLISWFPLIMPEMYDRVDATDAASKWDFSTYTPDLVVINLFQNDSWLVMRPEHEQFKAKFGEKAPDAKAIVAAYSELVKKIRAKHPKAEIICALGNMDATRKGSAWPGYIKEAVAGLHDAKIRTCFFPYKDTPGHPNAKEQEAMANQLIAYISKNIKW